Proteins from a genomic interval of Geodermatophilus obscurus DSM 43160:
- a CDS encoding DUF3000 domain-containing protein has protein sequence MEPSSLAGTGHGADRPGGEPPEEFRAALEALAGVTARPEIVLEAIPAPQRLAPHAYAVGALVTEPDGDEDVEVANGRFIVLHDPAGHESWAGTTRCVGYLSATTDEHMVDDAMFSEVAWSWLTDALEECGATSHALGGTVTRTASTRFGELAGPEHSVDVEIRASWTAEDSHLDRHLIAWLDVLGSAAGLPPPGVRLLGPSGPQEDGTL, from the coding sequence GTGGAGCCTTCCAGCCTGGCCGGGACCGGCCACGGCGCGGACCGACCCGGCGGCGAGCCGCCGGAGGAGTTCCGCGCTGCCCTGGAGGCGCTGGCCGGCGTGACCGCCCGTCCCGAGATCGTCCTGGAGGCCATCCCCGCCCCGCAGCGGCTGGCGCCCCACGCGTACGCGGTCGGTGCGCTGGTCACCGAGCCGGACGGCGACGAGGACGTCGAGGTCGCCAACGGGCGGTTCATCGTGCTGCACGACCCGGCCGGCCACGAGTCCTGGGCCGGCACCACCCGCTGCGTCGGCTACCTGTCGGCCACCACCGACGAGCACATGGTCGACGACGCGATGTTCTCCGAGGTCGCCTGGAGCTGGCTGACCGACGCCCTCGAGGAGTGCGGCGCCACGTCGCACGCGCTCGGCGGCACCGTCACCCGCACCGCCTCGACCCGGTTCGGCGAGCTCGCCGGCCCCGAGCACTCGGTCGACGTCGAGATCCGCGCCTCCTGGACGGCCGAGGACAGCCACCTCGACCGGCACCTCATCGCGTGGCTGGACGTGCTGGGCAGCGCGGCCGGGCTGCCGCCGCCCGGCGTCCGGCTGCTGGGTCCCTCCGGGCCGCAGGAGGACGGCACTCTCTAA